The nucleotide sequence GGAATCCCAGAAACGGCAGGTATCCGGGGAAATTTCGTCGGCTAAAATCAATTCCCCTTCATCTGTTATTCCAAATTCCAATTTAAAATCTACTAATATCACTTTTCTATCCAATAGAAAGGGCTTTAAAATATCATTGATCCGAAGAGCCATTTCTTTCATTTTTTTTAATTGCTGCAGTTCGGCTAATTCCAACACAGCCACATGGTCTTCGTTAATAAGGGGATCTCCTAAAGCATCGTTTTTATAATATAGTTCAACAACCGGTTGCTTTATTTCTGTTCCCTCTTCCAGTCCCAGGCGCTTTGCCATAGAACCGGCAGCAATATTACGAACAACCACTTCCAGGGGAAGAATCTTTACCTTTTTGACTATTTGTTCGGTGGGGGATAATGACTGAATATAGTGGTTCTCTATCCCTTTTTCACTCAACATTTTGAAAAAGATGGAACTAATCC is from Microaerobacter geothermalis and encodes:
- the purC gene encoding phosphoribosylaminoimidazolesuccinocarboxamide synthase, which translates into the protein MEKLELLYEGKAKKIYKTNDRNVYWVEYKDDATAFNGEKKGTILGKGELNNRISSIFFKMLSEKGIENHYIQSLSPTEQIVKKVKILPLEVVVRNIAAGSMAKRLGLEEGTEIKQPVVELYYKNDALGDPLINEDHVAVLELAELQQLKKMKEMALRINDILKPFLLDRKVILVDFKLEFGITDEGELILADEISPDTCRFWDSTTNEKLDKDRFRRDLGGVENAYREILKRLGGVANV